tctaaataatagaattacgGAGCTGATGCGGATTTtgagtaataaaaatatattttactctGGTGGTGAGTTACCAATTTCCATGGTCAAATAAAGATACTTCTGTCTTCTATGTATTGgcaaatttttcactttttcactgccaaattgatttcatctCAAACTTAACTATTGGAGAGCCATTGAAATGTAGTGTCCCCTAACAAttctgaattttcttttctaaaattgacagTTTATGAAACTATTGGATTGCTTGAATTCTGCACGAAACCATCAAttcaacttttaaaatattaaattgattacatttcaatttaagatgttaaaaatttaagtaataaaagtaaatgaaaattttattatgctGTCAATTTTTACTTATCAATACCAGATCTCAtattactttatatatttattattatttctcaaACCTTGTGAGAGCCATAATCATTCACATTACCCTACTTTAAGGCATGTAATGTTGGCGTTATACGTCTAGCattcatcctttttctttttcgccaaatttatatttatatcttgaaattttaattatttaattagtttatttttttatttttctataatattttaacactttTTGATATATGTCTTTATTCAATTCGTCTATATACTAcataaaagtatttaaatattataaaaattaaaatttagatttatgttagattaaattaaaaagtaaaattatttagatattaaaaaaaataaagttaagaTGTCAGGtaggttaaattgaaaattaaaatgctAAACTGACTAATTGATTGGTtcaaattatgtatagatatttaagtaTATTCTAGAggtttaatgatatatttttatatataaaatggtgaaaatatgtgtttttacctcacttaagcttagttgtctattttcagaaatattaacaaaaagaaaaaaaatatggagctaaaagaagcttaatagGACGTGTTCATGTCAAGGCCCAAGATTAAAATGCATGGACTGCTAATTACAAGGCTTAATAgacattttagtcattttttataattattaggatttatattaagagttatttatggaaTAGCATTCAGTGGAGATTAAGATActtaaagtcttatctattagatagacttatattagtatacttaTCTCTATGGAGATTTATACAGGGGATGAAtcttctctatataaatctctacaaaacataattataaaaaagaaaaagaaggggagttttctcctacATGCTCTCTATACCTgccaccattattctctccataattctctacagtctttcataaacatatagttttagttttcattactctttttaggttctaaggagcttttcaagaagtggagagtgaggaccaattttcttcctacttgaagaaattcttgatctagagggagtttttacttttttatgtttttctatttaataccatgataattgggttaaatatgttagactagttttcataagtgtttagtttagccttttttatttttgtatgaacctttttatttatttatttaataaataatttctttatctttatatctTATATTAGTTTccgttattattgttagttaaccatcatattaatttagcaaatagtaattgttatgaaaatctttaggttaaaagtattagaaacatcatctttactttaatctatgttggtatgaGAAACCTAGATTGCATaattagcttgagtgatttaggaaaaaaggcatatcaccatctcattcatcatatctaggcttaaagtaaaacaaggagattactaagtaaatggctagactaaatactgTTTTtcgcatatagttttagatcataagcatttgcatttgcattgcatatttatttattgtttagttactttactttatgaatattaatcTCTCAACATACTGATTTAGAgtatttagatttacttttattgttttgtgttgataattagtctttataataagtggcctcatagttccttaagagatcgacctcgtggtgaacttacccttactataggaatggttcgtgcacttgcgagtaataaaaaagacacatcactaatcaatataaattcatGAGCATAAATACGTATATagctttctctttttcctttttgaacAACTAACATCCATCCATTTAGTTCAAAGTCGATTTTGTTATACTTGccacatttatttttttaaaaattttattagttctCCATCTTTTGGCAATTGATTAAATTGCCTAAGAGGTTTATTACTAATCTTGACGATTGatttaaataatgatttaatttctattggATGAGAGCCAATACTAATCCTCTTTAGCAGTAAactataaaagaagaattgcAAACCTCAATAAAGACTCAAACTTTAGATTTGGTTGATATTACAATCGATAAAATGTTGTGGAATGCAAATAGGTTTATAAGATTAAAACTTATACTGACAGATCAGTTGAATGTTATAAAGATCAATTAGTGGGTAAGGATTTTAAACGACCATATGGTATTAACTATGAAGAGATTTTTGCTCCAATAACACGTCTTACCTTTGTTTAATGTCTTATAGCTCAGCTTTACATAAATCGCCATGAATTCAAATAGGTGTCAAGATTGTATTTCGAATAGGGATTGTCACGACCTAATCTGTGGGCTCGTGACTGCCATTAGGGAATGGGTAAGCATAAGGCCACAGAAACCCATAGCAAGcctaactaaataataatttaattaaaataaaatttatctaatatatcaatatttcaTCCACACaattataatagaatttataCCGATTCATcgacaataataaaattaatacattatcAGACTGTTCATCatgttaaatagaaataataagtCTGAATGTAAATACTACAGAgtatttaaaactttaaatgTAACAcccaaaatttttttatatatttaataatgagtttttatttaagttaattttagctttatttttattcggtttaattggaatgatttaaatacaaattttgaatgttcatgttagataaataaatgagttatttcctatacccaattagtttgaaattttaagaaattgttcaagtaaattatttgagaaatgattatattttggttattcaaaattttcccaaatgcatatttatataagtaaaatgatatattgaaaaattttggaagaaattataaaggatgtttttataaaagaattttggaaaaattggtattataattgattagtagtattaaattttaagttggaaattgattatttaatttaattgtgtgtaggatttaattggaggattattttggaataaggattaaaagtataattttatttttatggggttttaatggaaatttgtgagcttggtatttttgtaaataaatatgctcggtgggtatttttgtaattgtgtattttcaataattcggatttggcccaaattaaatagttaggggcttaattgaaaggctaaaaagaagtttagggattaaattggaattctgcgggatgaaattgtaagtaattaagaaagttgagggaccaagttgtaataagaaaaagttcgggggcctaatgtcgatattgaaaggaatggaatcAGGGAGAGAGAaggtagagagagagagagcgcCGGTGGCGAGCTCCGGGCGTGGGCGGCGTCTTGTTGGCAGGCGTGGAATCGCGTGTGGCCGGCCGTTGCTTCCGCGATCTTCCGGtcgatcttggtggcgatcggctccccttggagagagcttccttttgggcGGTAgcggcgtcggttttggtggccgggaggagagagttccgtgaagtggaggcagccacgtttttgggtttttccagcgagatccggcggaggatggacgatcggaggacgtatcccgactctcctcagctcaagcttcgcgatggcacctgtttcgtggcgatcgggcttcgtttgcgaatcgatggtcgagatcgtccgcaaatctctccggatgatcgggtgttagatcgaaaaatcggaagcggggatcgtcgtcagcgcgtcgttgtgagtccgatggtgtgttcagatcgtcgatcggactccggcggccggaggcgagtcgaccgagcgatcgagcgtctcgataattttctctggccgttgatcttagaaatcctttgattttaaatttgtgtttattgggttatattgagtatttgatgatatttgtgagtcatagataattgtctgtcagttgcctgccttgtattttgtgctgtgtggcggagtcgggaaatagtgaagtttggggacccgactcccgttgtttaaagtGTTGGACATTTAGAGTGTTTTTCCTGGCGGTCCCTGGACCCGCTTTTTgaggggtaatgttcgtgttgtagggaggttctgcgaattttcggtagttcctaagtcgagattcttagacagtcctaggagtctagacctaggattaatgatcgattgtttcggctttgataaattgttttccgtgattagatgatccgTCTGTTCGCTCGCCCCGAGGCACTGCGAGCTAGGAGGTagcccaattctgtgagttaaagtcatatatcgcttatgcacgtgtcatgcataaaatttgatttactctgtgattattcatttgcaattttaatttttatttaattattatcattattttcatgatgcttttaattattatttaaatatatttttcctttatcaccaattttaatattgcatgatgactcgggatgggactacagaacataggagttggatgagtgttccagtataatatgagagataggaaaagggcaaagaggtaaaaattttgagaaagaaagattaggactgcctggtcgagcatcgctctctgggcttagtagagtgtggttgccgggagtaaaggtccctggtcgagcattgctctctggcttatttggaaatttaagtgaccggaggtaaggtccatggtcgagctatgctctctgggcgccagtcttattggataagagagccgaaaggctaaggctgagagttaagtgaccggactggaggtaaggtctctggtcgagctttgctctctaggcgccagtcctgttgaaatgagaggtttgaaatgttagagttgaggttagttgagacataagtgttgaaataaatcgagatgttagagttgggattagggttatactgaagtactccgtcccgttgtatgtggaataatttttgtttaagcatggcatgacacatatgtcttaacatgacacgtatggttcgcgtgatttattaattatttttaaaattaaatgaatgtgatattgaaatgtttgaaactgttttagatatatgattttagctcactctcgagactgatagtctcatttttactgtttttcagattcgtgactgttagtcctctcgcgactcttattcagtaacccgactccttcatcatcgggtgatgtatttgatttggtatgtaaattggtaaatcttagattctccgcagtagtaatagtagatgtatcagttgtaaattttctgagcttcgggtctcgcctagtttttctggtagaccaaagtaattttataaaatgtagcatttaagataatttgtggccttaataatattaatttgagatgagatttgtttaaatcagtgagtgtcaggcttactacgggtttcggtggccttaagcctacccattccctagtgccggtcacgggcccacgagtggggtcgtgacattaaataattagaaatacaagaaaaaataGTTATGTTAAGCCTGAGGAAGGAAATAGTCAGGATGCTAAAATGACAGGAACTGTAGATAACCTAACTGccatatgaaaaatttaatttgagcatgtcagtctcgagagtgagttaaaatcatataatccaaaATAAACACAACCAtcactataaaatatttatttaaataaatatatactatcatgaaataattaaaatacgtgtcatgtcatatttcaaaaaatttcaatttaataaatataggaCGAGAACATTAGAAGAATCCTATACTCcaattctatttattaatcgactctcttatttctaataataCTAGCGTCTAGAGAGCAAAGCTTgactagggtccttaaatccagtctggtcacttaattaCCAATATAGCTGGTGCCCaaagagcgatgctcgaccagggtatTTTCTTCCGGCGAATCACAATTTTCGTAAGCCCAAAGAGCGATGCTTGACTAGGGCACATCACATAGATATTCTCACAGTTTTGTTGAATTATACGACTTTGACTCACAGTTTTGTTGAATTTCCTTTAGCTGTTCCTACACATCTGGTAGAGCTCGCTGAACTGTCGGATTAtctatttatgaaaataattcaatcaataaaataaaattataaaaatattgtagGCCTAAATTTCTAGAATTTAACTGTTTAAGAATCCTGATTTagaaattctaccaaaaatttgGCGAAACCTCCCTCAAAATATAGACGTTTACAACCCGTATAACGGGTCCAAGATTTGCTAAAAACACTTataatattcatcaaatatttaaCAGGAATCAAATCACCCATATCTGCATCATTTTCCTGACTCTGGAACacaacacaattcacaactaataaataacaattccgtgttaatgtttatttcataatccaaatcataaataatttcttggaattttaatttaattattcatagtCACAGTTATTACCAagtgaataattttttaattcctCTAATTAATCcacaatatttataattaatctaacaattaatttaactaaattaattaattatttacaattaataattaatggtgataatattttctaaaatctttaattaacTTATCGagtccaaataaaatttttactgAGCCAAAAATCTAAACTTTTGCGTGTTCAAAAAATAACGGAGTCCAAAAGTCGGTACAGTCAATGGTGTTGGAATTTGAATCTGGAGGTGCCTACGTGAAACTCGAGATGCGCGGAGtccaaatacataaaattgcAGGCTAATTCTTGCCGAAAAATGCTAGATCTAGGTGGAGAAGAATCTACTATGGTGAGATATATATACTACTGTGGGCAGAGGAAGGAGGACATGGAAGGTTGCCCTTGGGGTCTAAGGATCGGGGAAGCTATTCCTGGCATCAAATCACTGGAAAGATGTTGATAGGAAGCTGCACTAGCAGCAACAACGAGAAGGAACGACTCCTCCTTCAAGCTTAATGTCCAATAGTGAAATAGAGAGAGGAACATGTGCGTCGGTGAAGGAGGAAGATTTTAGTAACTAGTTGGTGAGTTGCACGGTGGAAATAGAAGAAATGGGGGAGGGACATGTGAGCAGTGGAGAGGGACAATCGACTCTCTTATTTCCAATAAAACTGTagcctagagagcaaagctcaaCTAGGGTCTATAAATcgagtctggtcacttaattaCCAATATAGCCGGTATCCAAAGagtagacctgttcatgggtCGGGCCTGGACGGGCTCGGGCCGGGCTTGATCGGGCCTGACTTAATTTTGGAGAAGCCCGAGCCCGCCCAGGCCcgagaaatttttaatatcttagaGCCCGAGCCTGAGCCcgaaattttatgaaaagcCCGGCCCGACTAGGCATTAAACAGAGGTCGGATCTGGGCGGCTCGGATCGGGCCTGGGTGAGCTCGGGTCGGGCTTGGATGGGCTCGGGTCGAGCTTGGCTTGACCAAACTGacaattcaatacaaatattcaaaatttaaacctaatttcaacacaaatattcaaattttaaaccCAATAATCATGTTTATCATGATAATAAAGatacaaatatcaattaatatttttaaccatctaaataaaactctaaaaactgaaataaaagaacaacaaTATAGATGAAAACTCCTTCAAGGCATTTAAATTCACATTTcctacaaaacaaaaaatatttaaattaataagtattttatataaataaaaataactagtaagctaaatcaatatgtaaacAATAAACTTACCTAAAAATCCATAATTTCAGCTTCTTCTTCGCCATCAATATCACTAATATCATCCTCACTTGAGCTGTCGAATTCAAATTTGGGTGTAAAATCACCTAGAcaaaaattcacaaaataaaaattagtcaattataaaacttaattttaaaaataaaattcagaaaatagattgaattataaataaacaactttTATTACCTTCTGCACGAATCCAATCCTTGAGACAATTTAAAGCTTGAACCGTCTTAGAATTAAGAGAACTTCTAGAAGCGGTAATGATGTTATTTCCAATGCTAAAAGCGGATTCTGAAGCAACACTTGTAACCGGAATTGATAAAACATCGCGTGCCATTTTTGAGAGTTCGGGATATCTCATTGAACTTTTATTCCAAAACTCCAAAACATCCAAATCTTCAGTCAAATTATGAGTTGGTTCCTCAAAATAAAGATCTAATTGTGACTTACCATGTGTGGTAGTTGTTTCACCCAAAAACTCTTTGTAATCTTCAAATTGCTCATCCCCCATGTCACTGAGAAAATTGCCACCACTTGATGGTTCCTCATTTGAAGTTCCAACACTAGAACTAGTTTTTTATCTATACTCGTCAAACAACTTATGAAGGGTAGTCACAACTTTCTCTACCATCTCATCCATTTTGTCTTTCCCATATATTTTTCCATAACAATACttcaagaaatttattttgcatCTAGGATCTAAAAGTGCAACACAACTCAAAATTCCATTGTAATTAGCCCaatatttgtcaaatttagGTTGCATAGCCTTAGCAGTATTGCATAGAAGGTGAGATGGCTCATTTGCAACTTCTAATAACTTTGAATGGATTTTCCACACTcctctaaaaaataaatttgaagtaGGAGTGTTATGAGCCGAAAACATAATTGTCACTCCATAAAACACcttcaaaaatttatgaatcatAGAAATATGTTTCCATTCAATTTCTGAGATTTCATAAGATCTAAGTACATGACTTCTACTCCCAAAATAATCAAACACATTCTTGTAGTAAAGAGCATTATCAAGCATTGTATAAGTCGAATTCCATCTCGTAGGACAATCAAACCTAAATCTTCTCCTAACATCTAAGTGAAAACTTTTCTTTGCAACATCAAAAAACTTTTTTCTACGTACCTGTGATTTATCAGTATACTTCATAATTTCTCTGATCTTATTAATGATATCACTGATACTATCCAAACTTGATTGTACGATTAAGTTTAAAATATGAGCACAACAATGGATTTGAAAAAACTCTCCATTACATACGAGAAACTCTTTTGTTGCGAGACGACCATTAAGGATAGAAATCATAGTATCATTGTAAGAAGAATTATCAGCAGTGATTGAGAATATTTTATGCTTCAAATTCCattgagataaaaaaaagtcAATCTCATCAGCTATGCACAAGCCGTCATAAGGTGGAACTAATGCTCTAAATCTCAAAATTCTCTTTTGTAGTTTCCActtatcattaataaaatgagtAGTAATGCAAATATACTCAAGTTTTATATGTTGACTCTTCCAATTATCAGTTGTCAAACAAATTTTACCAGGAGCATTGAAAATCATTTCTCTAAGTTTATCCCTTTCTTTCACATACAAAGAAAGAATGTCTCTTTTTAGAGTATGCCTACTATATACTCTAAATTGAGGACACGCCTTACACAACATGCGCCTAAAACCCTTTTCTTCTACAATAGTAAAAGGATGAGAACCTTCAACAACAAACATGCTAATGCAATGGCGCAATCCATCATGATCAAACTTATAATTCTTTATAGAATTACTCCCGTCACTTAAAACTTTACTAGCTATAAGAAATTGTTTAATATCTGCATTTCCAAGTTTTGTGCATTTAGTTAAATGACGCCTTAAATGTGATGTTCCATTTTTTGCAGCAGCACCCAAAATAGACTTACAGTGCTTACATTTCGCTTTGGCTTCATCTccatttgtttcttttgcGATTAGCTCAAAATGTTCCCAAACAACTGAAGTAGTCTTTGCTCGCTTTTTGGAAACTTCATATTCTGCAAAGCCATCCTCAATGGGCTGTTTATATTTGTCATTTTGGGGTACTATGGAATTTTGTTCCTCAGCCAtgaactaaattttaatctgcattataaaaaaaatatttgtcaaaTGTAATATAGGAATAAGGTTGGATATTTACATTGgaaacacaaagtaaagaataaataCTCTAATCCGTATGTGAATGGCACTTAGATGGGAAAAAACCATGTTAGAACCAGTTTATCATAACATGCATCAGAAATACAAATTAACATTTACAAATGTGCGAAGGTTCCACGTGTTCATCAACAATACTAATGTGAatacaaaatttaaacaaaacaGTCACCATATTCAAAGAAGTCCAAAATCAAACAAACAATAACAAGATGGAAGAATAGCCATCTGGGTGCATCACTCCTACATCTCCTGTGTAAAACCACCCATCGTCTTTCAAACACTTTGATGTCCCATCTGGGTCTTTCAGATAACCCATCATCACACAACCACCTCTTAACACTATCTCACCTAGTGATAATCCGTCCCTTTTAACACTCAGTCCCGTTTTTGGGTTAATCACATCTATCTCTGTGAACCCAGTAATTCTCACTCCTTGTCTTGCTTTTAATCTAGCTCTTTCACTTGCTGGTACCGTGTTCCATTTCGATTTCCAAGCTCACGACACAACGAGTCCTACCGTTTCTGTTAACCCGTACCCATGACTCACCACAAAACGACTGACTTGTAAGTCGAGAGATATTAAATAGTAATAGTAATGCCTCAAGAGAAAGCTAGAGTACCTTTCTGGTGCAGTAGAAAAAATATCCTCAAGTTCTGCAGGTCGAACAAATCGTAGATTCCCCTCAAGAATTCGATAGTTTCACCTGTGAGCTCTACACTCTACAACAAATCACAACTAAACATAAGTAATTTGAACAAGCACCCTGTCCAAAGTCACAGAAGGACTGGTAATATAGCCAAATAAAAGCATACAGTGTTAGTAACGAGAGCAAGTAGAAGGTAATTGCTGAAGATGATAAAACATATGACTGAAGAAGCCGGTGAATAAGAAGCCAAAGCCGGTGAGAAGGATTTGGTTGGATGGAGATGGAGACGGAGAAGGAGCCACACTTGGGCTGTATAATTGAAAGGAGAAGGAGGCGGTAAACAACATTGCAAGGAGCCGAATtgttatatttagatttagggttttttttcttgatatattattaataacaataaaattataaacagaAATAATAGGTAGTCAAGTGGTATataacacttaattataagTGAAGGTCATGAGTTCGAGTCTCAGGTATGACATTTTTGTTTCTAACTAAATTATACATCAGGCCGGGCCGGGCCGGAGTTGGGTTTTTATATAAATCCCAAGCCCGGCCCTAGGAGTACGGGCTTTTTATGGGTTCGGGCCGGGCCGGGCTTGTACACAAAAATCGTTATCCAAGCCCAGCCCGAAGAGTGCGCAGGTCTACCaaagagcgatgctcgactagggtcaTTTCCTCCGGCGAGTCATAATTTTTGTAAGCCCAGAGAgtgatgctcgaccagggcacatcaataaatattatccTGTTACGTGACTCTGATTTATACTTGTGCTcatgcggtcctgatgcaaacTATTAGGTAGCATGTTCTATTGCCGTTTCATCTCGAGTTATAATACAATCTtagcatcaataatataaaaataacataaattacAAACAATTATAGAATTACtcagtttaatattaaatgctaaaaatgaataacatcggtttaaataaaattatgattatatgcaatattcataatattataataatagtgaTAAAATAGTGGcaattaagataataatactaataataataataacgatggtaataataaaaaatagtaataataataattaaataacattgGATTAAATAGTGACATGACACATACATTGTTGATTATACGACTTTAACTTACAATTTTAAATCTTCCAGGTATAAAAGAGATCAATTCTGttgaattttctttagctGCTCCTATGCAATTTTTAACTTAAGAATCTTATCATTAGGTCATTAATAAAATACCTCAAATTAATCGACATGATTTAAATATAcaaatcttataaaattaaaataataatttggatGATTTCTGTCTACACttcaaaatttattgaaaagtaaattattaagCTTTTATTTAACTGTATTAAtctaaaacaataataataatttaaatgtattttagatatctaaatctaaataaaatatttaatattataatttctaaaagtaaaaaaaaaaaagtttagatCAGAAagtgtttattatttttttatcttattaagaTAACAAAAATCATTAGTATAAGATTCTTTTCAATAAACTATTATACTTTtacaatatatgaaaattgaTGTTTGTAATTTAGTACTTGCTAATTTAGTACTTGCAAGTCCACAAATCATTCTTATAGTAAGTGGTAAATTCATTTCGAGTTCGGTCTCTCAAGAAATTGTAAGGCCactattatatgaattaattattatataaaaacactaaaaataaatctaaacactttaaacaaaaaaattaaaaaaaatataatattcatcaaagaaataaaataaactataaactaattatgcaacaatatgatttatgaaaattatacGTAGTAATCCCTTTGTTTTATCTTTAAgcataaatctaattaatgaGATGGTTATGttccttttcctttaattaCTAAAGCTATTGATCCAACTTAAAGTATCTTATACTAATATagattgaattaaatatgatgtttctaatacattTAACCTAAACattttataacaattattattattaaattaatatgatgataaactaacaataataactgaaactaataaaaatatgatgataaagaaatcatttatcaaataaaagataataaggTTTATATACAAGTAAAATAGCTAAACTAAAAACTTAAGAAAccaatgatcatggtaatTAAATAgtcaaacataaaaataagactaaaaataaaagacctCTCTAAATCCATAATTCTTTAAGgtagaaaaatatttgatccTCACTTTTCACTTATTGAAAACCTTCTTTAATCTGTTGAGAGTAACAAAAACTAAAGCTaagttttaatgaaaatgaacTGTAGAGAGAATtacaaagagaaaaatgatAGACAGATGCAGATGAGAGAGGTAATGAAGAAGATACTTCCTCCTTTTCTTTAGATCTAAATCtgtagaaatatatatagaagagTCCTTATTAAGATAAG
The nucleotide sequence above comes from Ricinus communis isolate WT05 ecotype wild-type chromosome 6, ASM1957865v1, whole genome shotgun sequence. Encoded proteins:
- the LOC125370327 gene encoding zinc finger BED domain-containing protein RICESLEEPER 3-like, coding for MAEEQNSIVPQNDKYKQPIEDGFAEYEVSKKRAKTTSVVWEHFELIAKETNGDEAKAKCKHCKSILGAAAKNGTSHLRRHLTKCTKLGNADIKQFLIASKVLSDGSNSIKNYKFDHDGLRHCISMFVVEGSHPFTIVEEKGFRRMLCKACPQFRVYSRHTLKRDILSLYVKERDKLREMIFNAPGKICLTTDNWKSQHIKLEYICITTHFINDKWKLQKRILRFRALVPPYDGLCIADEIDFFLSQWNLKHKIFSITADNSSYNDTMISILNGRLATKEFLVCNGEFFQIHCCAHILNLIVQSSLDSISDIINKIREIMKYTDKSQVRRKKFFDVAKKSFHLDVRRRFRFDCPTRWNSTYTMLDNALYYKNVFDYFGSRSHVLRSYEISEIEWKHISMIHKFLKVFYGVTIMFSAHNTPTSNLFFRGVWKIHSKLLEVANEPSHLLCNTAKAMQPKFDKYWANYNGILSCVALLDPRCKINFLKYCYGKIYGKDKMDEMVEKVVTTLHKLFDEYR